From Medicago truncatula cultivar Jemalong A17 chromosome 7, MtrunA17r5.0-ANR, whole genome shotgun sequence, a single genomic window includes:
- the LOC112416692 gene encoding uncharacterized protein translates to MDPFDIETCFQKRDVEDTYIVNRFIQRRKKLEEGSASRTRKYFNRDHAAANQRLIDDYFANEPTYDNAIFRRRYRMQKHVFLRIVGDLSSSDNYFTQRVDAANKEGISPLAKCTTAMRMLAYGVAADAVDEYIKIGSSTALECLLRFCKGIIRLYEQVYLRAPTQDDLQKILHVSEMQGFLGMIGSIDCMHWEWKNCPKGWECQFTWGDKGTTTVILEAVASHDLWIWHAFFGCPGMLNDINVLDRSPVFDDVEQGKAPRVNYFVNQRPYNMTYYLADDIYPSYPTFVKSIRLPQSEPDKLFAKHQEACRKDIELKSYSRSCEFKTMKAIEDQDAE, encoded by the exons atGGACCCTTTTGATATCGAAACCTGCTTCCAAAAACGTGATGTTGAAGACACTTATATCGTCAACCGATTTATTCAGCGTCGAAAAAAATTAGAGGAAGGTAGTGCATCTCGTactagaaaatattttaatagagATCATGCAGCGGCAAACCAAAGACTAATTGACGACTACTTTGCTAATGAGCCTACATACGACAATGCAATATTTCGTCGTCGGTACCGGATGCAAAAACATGTTTTCCTTCGAATCGTTGGAGACCTTTCAAGTAGTGATAACTACTTCACCCAACGAGTTGATGCAGCCAATAAAGAAGGTATATCACCGTTAGCAAAATGTACCACAGCAATGCGAATGTTAGCATATGGTGTGGCAGCAGATGCGGTCgatgaatacatcaaaataggaagtAGTACAGCATTGGAGTGCTTACTTAGATTCTGCAAAGGAATCATACGACTGTATGAGCAAGTGTACTTGAGAGCACCAACCCAAGATGACCTGCAAAAAATACTACATGTTAGTGAAATGCAGGGGTTCCTAGGGATGATCGGGAGTATTGACTGCATGCACTGGGAGtggaaaaattgtcctaaaggATGGGAATGTCAATTCACCTGGGGGGATAAGGGAACCACAACAGTTATTCTTGAAGCAGTTGCATCTCATGATCTATGGATCTGGCATGCCTTTTTTGGATGTCCGGGAATGTTGAACGATATAAACGTTCTAGACCGGTCACCAGTGTTTGATGATGTGGAACAGGGAAAGGCTCCAAGGGTGAATTACTTTGTGAATCAACGTCCCTATAATATGACATACTATCTAGCTGATGATATCTACCCTTCTTATCCAACTTTCGTCAAATCGATTCGACTTCCTCAAAGTGAACCCGataagttatttgcaaaacatcaggAGGCATGTCGGAAGGACATTGAAC TAAAATCATACAGCAGATCCTGCGAGTTCAAAACTATGAAAGCCATTGAAGATCAAGATGCTGAATAA
- the LOC11440992 gene encoding glutathione S-transferase T3 → MGYPSQTPPFNGYMPMMNENFQSVGEYLEYSTQINRGGMARANEVIPIVEDTTPKSKRNPQPGWNTEQNLVLISGWIKFGTCSVVGRNQTSEAYWGKIAEYCNEHCSFDPPRDIIACRNRFNYMSKVINKWIGAYESVKRLQGSGWSEDDVLVKAQELFACGKNVQFTLKEEWRALRDQPCYGSQMGGNVGSGSSGSKRSHEDSVRSSARPMSREAAKRKGKKKSKDADGLEQVEKEWVQFKEIKAHEIEQLKEFNSNQQEKKRLKKMKLYVKLSSEEHLDDRKKALLEELERELF, encoded by the coding sequence ATGGGATATCCATCTCAAACACCACCatttaatggttatatgccaatgatgaatgaaaattttcagagTGTTGGTGAATATCTTGAATATTCAACACAAATAAATCGTGGTGGAATGGCAAGAGCTAATGAAGTCATTCCAATTGTAGAGGATACAACTCCTAAGAGCAAGAGAAATCCGCAACCAGGATGGAACACCGAACAAAATCTTGTGCTAATTAGTGGGTGGATAAAATTTGGAACATGCAGTGTTGTCGGGAGAAACCAGACAAGTGAAGCATATTGGGGTAAAATTGCTGAGTATTGCAATGAGCATTGCTCATTCGATCCTCCGCGTGATATAATTGCTTGCCGAAaccgttttaattatatgagcaaagtaataaataaatggattggTGCTTATGAAAGTGTTAAGCGTTTGCAAGGAAGCGGTTGGtcggaagatgatgttttgGTAAAAGCGCAGGAATTATTTGCATGTGGGAAGAATGTtcaatttactttaaaggaagaaTGGCGCGCTCTCCGTGATCAACCATGTTATGGTAGCCAAATGGGAGGAAATGTTGGGTCAGGAAGTAGTGGATCTAAGAGATCTCACGAGGACTCTGTAAGATCTAGTGCTCGTCCAATGAGTAGGGAGGCAGCTAAAAGaaaaggtaaaaagaaaagtaaggACGCTGATGGCTTGGAGCAGGTGGAAAAGGAGTGGGTTCAATTCAAAGAAATCAAGGCGCATgagattgaacaattgaaagagtTCAACTCGAATCAACAGGAGAAAAAaagattgaagaaaatgaaactgTATGTAAAGTTAAGTTCCGAAGAGCATCTTGATGACCGGAAAAAAGCGTTGTTGGAGGAGTTGGAGCGTGAGctgttttga
- the LOC11438557 gene encoding zinc finger protein CONSTANS-LIKE 15 — protein MSFPCDYCDTRSAVLYCKPDSAKLCLVCDQHVHSANALALKHVRFQICQNCKNDAASVRCFTENLVQCHRCDWNSHGGDDDDSTSSSFHHHNRRRIEGLTGCPSVHEIVSTLGLDLKPNDAVFVAEFEGPVVPVVKNRDEVYEQVVEVAKRKRNLEEDQNELRFNDCCNDVDDLLLLQQTPFTSLLNFSSEFDVGVKRNSNDYGNESGLLLWDRNPSYQPPQVWDFQLQKSRDMTYDGVENASLSIPKSLQDVHNMNCSTLGDDILSRNNQSDQSSSSHVKKKVESNKKTRDGLSSESKLIESITYSGADSVPVMEHLLSGSENVSNINAKISLEEHTRNRGDAMLRYKEKKKTRRFDKHIRYESRKARADTRKRVRGRFVKATDDIQEG, from the exons ATGTCGTTTCCGTGTGACTATTGCGACACAAGAAGCGCGGTGCTATATTGCAAACCAGACTCCGCGAAACTCTGTTTAGTTTGCGACCAGCACGTGCACTCCGCAAACGCACTCGCACTCAAGCACGTGCGTTTCCAAATCTGTCAAAACTGCAAAAACGACGCCGCTTCAGTTCGTTGCTTCACCGAAAACCTAGTTCAATGTCACCGCTGCGATTGGAACTCTCACGGCGGCGACGACGACGACTCCACCTCTTCATCCTTCCACCACCACAACCGCCGCCGTATTGAAGGTCTCACCGGTTGTCCATCCGTTCACGAGATCGTTTCTACCTTGGGACTTGATTTGAAGCCGAACGACGCGGTTTTCGTAGCGGAATTTGAAGGTCCAGTGGTTCCGGTTGTGAAGAATAGGGATGAGGTGTATGAACAGGTGGTGGAAGTTGcgaagaggaagaggaatttGGAGGAAGATCAAAATGAATTGAGATTCAATGATTGTTGTaatgatgttgatgatttgttgttgcTTCAGCAAACTCCGTttacttctttgcttaatttttcgTCTGAGTTTGATGTTGGTGTTAAGAGAAATAGTAATGATTATGGAAATGAATCTGGTCTTCTTCTTTGGGATCGTAATCCGTCGTATCAACCTCCTCAG GTCTGGGATTTTCAATTACAGAAATCAAGAGATATGACATATGATGGTGTAGAAAATGCTTCCTTATCGATTCCAAAATCATTACAAGATGTGCACAATATGAATTGCTCAACACTTGGTGATGATATTCTATCAAGAAAT AATCAATCGGATCAGTCATCATCAAGCCATGTGAAGAAGAAAGTAGAAAGCAACAAGAAAACTAGAGATGGGTTGTCTTCTGAGTCCAAATTGATTGAATCCATAACATACAGTGGCGCCGACAGTGTACCAGTTATGGAACATCTTTTGAGTGGGAGTGAAAATGTTAGCAACATAAATGCCAAGATTAGCTTGGAAGAGCACACAAGGAATAGAGGGGATGCCATGTTACGgtacaaggagaagaagaaaactcGAAG GTTTGACAAGCACATTCGCTATGAATCAAGGAAGGCTAGGGCTGATACGAGAAAGAGAGTGAGAGGGCGATTTGTTAAGGCAACTGATGATATTCAAGAAGGATGA
- the LOC11429110 gene encoding probable serine/threonine-protein kinase PBL7 translates to MGRCPCFGSRKKGKGKNDQEDEKNLKSVGSTVSVSGRSLERRSEATTAENTDISNKAQIFTFRELATATKNFRDETFIGQGGFGTVYKGKLGSTGQAVAVKRLDTTGFQGEKEFLVEVLMLSLLHHPNLVSMIGYCAEGDQRLLVYEYMPMGSLESHLHDLLPDNEPLDWNTRMRIAVGAARGLNYLHHEAEPSVIYRDLKSSNILLDEGFYPKLSDFGLAKFGPTGDQSYVATRVMGTHGYCAPEYATTGKLTMRSDIYSFGVVLLELITGRRAYDETRAHDKHLVDWARPLFRDKGNFRKLVDPHLQGHYPISGLRMALEMARMCLREDPRLRPSAGDIVLALDYLSSKKYVPKASEIVSPGEMEHDESPNETTMILVKDSLREQALAEAKQWGETWREKRKQSGQNSPEEIIRR, encoded by the exons ATGGGTCGTTGCCCATGTTTTGGGTCTAGAAAGAAGGGAAAAGGGAAGAATGATCAGGAAGATGAAAAGAACCTTAAATCTGTTGGGAGTACTGTTTCTGTTTCTGGAAGATCTTTAG AACGGAGATCAGAAGCTACTACAGCAGAGAATACCGACATTTCTAATAAAGCTCAAATATTTACCTTCAGAGAACTTGCGACGGCAACAAAAAACTTTAGGGATGAAACCTTTATTGGGCAAGGTGGATTTGGAACTGTTTACAAAGGAAAGCTAGGTAGCACTGGTCAG GCTGTAGCTGTTAAAAGACTTGATACAACTGGTTTCCAAGGTGAGAAAGAATTTTTAGTGGAGGTTCTCATGCTCTCTCTTCTACACCATCCCAACCTTGTTAGTATGATTGGTTACTGCGCGGAAGGTGATCAACGACTTCTTGTCTATGAATACATGCCTATGGGATCCTTAGAATCTCATCTCCATG ATCTTTTGCCGGATAATGAACCGCTTGATTGGAATACGAGAATGAGGATAGCTGTAGGGGCAGCAAGAGGACTAAATTATCTTCACCATGAAGCGGAGCCTTCTGTTATATATAGAGATTTGAAATCATCCAACATATTATTGGATGAAGGATTCTATCCAAAGCTTTCTGATTTCGGCCTTGCGAAATTCGGTCCAACTGGAGATCAATCATATGTTGCTACTAGAGTCATGGGAACACATGGTTATTGTGCACCTGAGTATGCAACTACTGGAAAATTAACAATGAGATCTGACATCTATAGTTTTGGAGTTGTGTTATTGGAGCTAATTACTGGACGTAGAGCGTATGATGAAACTCGTGCCCATGACAAGCATCTTGTTGATTGG GCACGCCCATTGTTCAGAGACAAAGGGAATTTTCGAAAATTGGTAGATCCACATTTGCAAGGTCACTACCCTATATCAGGTCTAAGGATGGCCCTTGAAATGGCACGCATGTGTCTTCGAGAAGATCCACGTCTCCGGCCTTCTGCAGGCGATATAGTACTTGCCCTAGATTACTTGTCATCCAAGAAATATGTCCCAAAAGCATCCGAAATAGTTAGCCCAGGAGAGATGGAGCACGACGAATCCCCCAATGAAACAACGATGATTTTGGTTAAAGATTCACTAAGAGAGCAAGCTCTTGCAGAGGCCAAACAATGGGGGGAGACatggagagaaaagagaaaacaaagtgGCCAAAATAGTCCTGAGGAAATAATAAGGAGGTAA